The DNA segment ATTCATTGATTAGGTCATGTGTATGCAATCCCGAAAAGCCAACACGGCTTTTAAAGCCACAAAGCATCGTGCTATACGGCTCTTGTTTATATTATGCCAGTGAAAATGGAGTTCTTGATGCTTGGATGAGTAGGTTTTGCGTCCAAAAACTCGTGGGCTGTTCGGGTGGGTGACATAGTTACGGCGGCAGATGCATGTAGGTGACGTGGTCCGACTATCTTTCCACTCGAAAGATGCCGTCCGGCAGATTCCCATGCCTCAGGTACCGGTGCACTAACAGGATAAATAAATGTACGAATCCTATCTCATCGATGAGCTTAAGTTTTTAGATGGAATGAGAATCTGCAGTGGAGTGCGCATTAATAAGATAGATTTGTAAGGATATATAGTGCTTAAATGTTTTTAATGGAAGGACAGCAGTCAGTCGTACCATAACAAATCACATTTAGATTATTATTCGCTAGATTCGATACTTACATTGACCGGTCACTAATTCTACTGGACGTGGCCCACGTACCACACGACACTAATGCTACCTTAATAGTTGAATGCAGAGGAGGAAACATGAAAAGCGTTGAACATTAAATACAGGAGCAACGCATTTCTTATCTATCAGAAAAATGACCACCGTCGCGACGAATCTAAGGGTTAAAATAATCTTTGTTAGTTTCTTTTGGATAGCTTGCCAATAACTTGAACTTTGCCATTCGTATATAGTAAGTAATCTACGACTAGCATCCTTAGAGCCTCTTTGATTCGAGAGAAAGATTAAAAAAAGTAAAGTCAAACTGCGACTCATTTTTGTTTGGAAATTAATATTTAGATGTTCCATAAATTTTAATTCGAAGCCCATATTATCCGACTAGAAATTGTTTTCCGAGACGAGACACCAAAGGTGGAAACCAAAGAGAGGACGATAAGGATAGGAGTCGATTAACTTGAGATGGATAGACACCGCTGATGACAGCAGATGATATAGAGTCGAAACATGTGGCAGTAGAAACTATCGCTGACGGTGGGAGGGAGTGGGAGGAAgggcaagaagaaaaagaaaagagaggagaTCAGGTTGGAGCTGGAACGCGGATGCTGTCAGTCATGAAAACTAAATATAAACAAGAACGTGGACACAGTTTCTTCCTTGAGCATACGATTCATTCTTTCCGCAGGCATCGTGCAACACCTAAACACAGCTTACAAAAATCCAGCAAGAGAAGATGCCTGGGACACCCAAGGGAATATGAAGTAAGGCTCGGTTGTCTTTAAGATCAAGTAAAGCTGGATAAGCAACCATGAAAACGGAGAGAAAACAAGGGAAAAGCATCAGCAATTAGTGGCTCCCCTGAGATAGAAAATCCTCTACTTCAAATCTCATTTACTCAGAATAGCATGCTAGTTCAACCAGATCAGTTTATTATGATATTTAATCCTTCTCTACATAACATCCAAGGGATGATCGGTCATCCTAGAATTTCAACTTGATGAACAGGGGACAAAGGTATCGACCGCAACATGCATACACAACAGGGTCAAGTTGTGGAACGACCGAATTCTGAAACCAAGAGCGGGGAAGAACGACACGACAAAAAAGTGCACATACGTAGCACACCGCATTAATTAATTCAGCTATGCGTAGCCTCTTCCTCCGTCCTCCTTAATCCCATTCTCCTCCTCATCATCCAAATCTTTCGTGCAATAGTGCTGAAACCGATCTGCGACCGCTTGTGGGATCGACATTAGGACAGTGAAAGCCTGTAAATCGCCGATAACTGGCAGGAACAGACAATAGATCTCGCTCGCCAGAGGACCCATGTGAAGTGGCCTTCCTTCCCCGAAATCCAAGTCCTCCAACCCCAGCTTCGTCCATGGAGAGATGACCAAGCTTGATGACAGTTCCGGTTTCACCTTCCTCACGTCCAGCAGATGAATCATGGACCTCACGTAGTCGTCGTTCAAGCGTTCCTTGGCCTCCTGCACCAATTTGACGGAATAATGTGGGTTCGACGCAATCAACTCCTCCGCAGAGGTCTCCGCGCATGCTAGAACAAAGCCGTTGCCATAGTAGCCGCTGGGGAGCTCCGGCTTTAACCTCTGACGCATGTTCATGGAAAAGAGGAGCTTGATATGGAGGGAGGCTGGAGGATCCAGTGACTTGATCCAGGCACGCCATACATGCGAAGCCAAGACTTCGAAGGAGGTGCATTTGAGCGAGGGAACACATTGCTGCTTGAGATGAAGGATGTGGGAGGTGGTGAAGGTCAGGGAAACAGGGACCAACGGCTGCGACAGAAGGATCTGCGTGATGTAGTCGCTGTCAGGACCAACCTGGGGCAGAGGACGGCTGAACTCAGGATGGGAGAATGCAATCTGGGGTGGATCTCGAGGCTTCAAAATGTGGCGGCCGTGAAAGGGATTCGTGGGAAGGTTGGCATTAGGCTTGGACGTGATGAGGGCCCACGCATGGAGGAACTGTGCTGTCCCGATACCGTCGCAAAGGCAGTGGTTTATTGCAGTGCAGAGGATCATACCGCCACAGCTAAGATGAGTCATCTGACCACATCCATAGATAAACCAGTCAGTGATATAGATATAGTAGCTGCTACGCCCTCCTCCTGTCTAGCACCGACAGCTAAAATGTTAATTGAATATTGCGATTTTGAAACCAAAATCCATGAGCCAACAAATTAAGAACGCTGCGCTTTGAGAAAGGAAGATGCAACGATCGAGTCGTAAGAGGCAAATTTCTGTCTCAGTTCTTCGGAAAGCAACCGAAAACATTGCGGAAGGGGAAGACTAGAAGATAATTAGCACAGGAGAGGTGGATTCTCGACATCTTGTTCTTGATGAAGTCAACAGGATCTTTtggtaaatctctctctctctctctctctctctctcacacacacacacacacacgcacacattcGTGAGCCTGaaacaaaaagaaaggagaaataaTTGTAGTAAGAAAGAACCAGAGCATGATACTTGATGTAGCTGGTCGGAGTGGAGAAGATGTTATGGCAGAGCATAAACAGGGCCCAAAAGAGTGGGAAGGGAAGTCTAAGAGACAGGAATATGGCGGTCTCTGAAAAAGGAACTTGGTACAAGGTTCCATAACCCAATCCAACGCGAATCCTTGGCCACTTTAAGAGAGCATATTGACGATCGGGGTAGCAGTTGAGACAAACAGCCGACAATATAGAGAAAATAGAAGCGGAATAAAGAGAAAAGAGAAGCGCTGGTACACCACTTTTGCCCATAACAATATACTTTGGAGGGAAAATTAAGAAACGTCTCCAACAATATCACATGTTAATTTATTAGATTGCCATTACTCTTCGAGCTCCACCCGCAACTACGGTCTCACACCTCCTTAGCGGATCATCCACGCATTGCAAGGGTACACGACCGCCGCTGACGGCCAAGTTGCTGTATCAACAACCCTTTTAACTCACATTCGATCGACAGGGACTGGAAAAAGTTACTCTAAGTACTTATTTACCCTAAAATTGTACTTGTGACAAAACTTGCTGGTCTTGATTGTGTACATGGGACACATAATATCATGTTTGAACTGATCAGTCCCATAGATTTTGTGTGTTTAACCATGGCCAGCTCTCACACCAGAAACCTAACCGAGAAAAAGATGTAAAAGAGCAAGCGAcccaaaagaaaagcaaattagTCCAAAAACCAAACAAGACtcgaagacctaagaattcacctCCGGTGAagcaaaaggaaaagaagagaagtGGTCGGGGCACGCCGGAACACTCACCTGAACGATAAGTGGAGGAACAGCCACGAAGCTCTGTGCTTCGACCTTGTACAAGAGCTTCCTCCAGGACCTGTTGGGCCTTCTAGACCCTTCCAGAAACTTCTCCACCGTGAGATCCACATAGCCCTCGGCCAGAAGTGCCCCCTCCCCGTTGCAGTCCACTTCCAGCTTCTCCCCATCCTCCGCGCTGGTCCTCACCCTCCCTGCGAGAGGGTAGTAATCCACGAGAACCTTTGAGAGAGAGGTCCTCAGGGCCTCCCACCCCACTGCTTTCTTGTACACATAGAGGTACTTAATGGAGAACCTCAGGAACTTCTGGTCGTCAAGGTTGGAGAGGTAGAGGGTGTGCCTCGGCGTGCTGCTGCTTGGACACACCAAGCTGGGCTCTTTTGGGTAGTAGCAATCTGGGATTTCTATGGATTTGGTCATGGCTTGCACTTGTGTGACGCTACAAGCCTCCCCGACGAGGATGATAGCAGCGCATAGAGATAGAGGTATCGGAAATAGCAGGGAGTAGGAGAGGTAAGGGAGATGCGAAAGGGACCGGTGGGAAATAGGAAGCAGAAGCGGATGGCATTTGTAGGTGAAAAAGGGTTTAAGAAGCAAGGGAGAGAAAGGTAAGTGGGTCATAGCAGCACTGAACAGTTGTCGGAGATAGATGCACCGGTGGAttgggaaaaagaaagaaaaagtcggTCAGCACACTCGCAGTTTTTATACCCGAGTGCAGTGTGAGTGGGGGCATAATCGGTTGATTGTAGCGGCTGGAGGACAAAGCAGCATGTAACTCCATCGCTTAAGCTGGACGGGCCCCACCTTGCTAGCAAATCAGGGCCAGATTTGATCGATTTTAGCTGAAGAACATCACAAAGTCAGGACATGCTTACTTgttgataaaataaataaaaaagaaataaaaatcgaTTATAACAACAAGAATAATATCTCCCTCTCGACGAATGTAAGGGTCCAGACTCCGGAACGAGAAATCAGCTGGATATTGCACGTGAATCAACGGCCCCTTTCACCAACTTAGTGGCGTAATGGATTAGAGAGGATGGTCCCTCTTCTCGAGTTGGCAGGAGATCTTGTGACACGGATGATAGACGCTTCATGTGATCGTCAGAATCTCAGCGCCGATGGAGACTGGTCCTATAGATTGCGCTCGCACTGTCAACATATATGCTGCTCCATGAGAATTGCGTCCTTTCTTGGTTCATGTGTTCGTCGCGCCCCCCCCGCGTACATGCTTGCTTACTAGGAGGACATGCAGAATGGTGCAGGCTATGCCGAGTGAATAAGAAGAGACGTGGCAGAATAAGTTGGTAAATCCGGAATACCTTCTGTAACATTGATGGCCCAATTAATATGTGAAGGAAATCACAAGAAGCACATTGCACATCTGGTTCTATAGTGCAGAAAGAGATAAGTGGGACGGGATAGGACGAGCGGCGTGACCAGTTtcagaaagaaggaaagaaagaaaagcaaaagtAGAAAGCATCCTTTGAGAAACGTGCTCGACGAGTCATCCAACTTTTGGCTCGGCGGGCGTCACCGGGCACTGTGATGCAATGCTGATGGATTACCGTCCCAGGTCCCAGCGTCGATCCATCATCACACCCATGTCTGCCGATGCCATGCATGCGTTGTATTCGGCGTCGCTTGCTCGACCGACACCACCGATGGCACCATTAGCAGTGAGTCGATGTGATGGTCGAGCCACGCGGCATGCGATGTGATGCCACTGTTTCTCTGGAGAAGATAGATAAGAAAAACAAACTAATAAATGAagagagatcgagagagagagagatggccgtGTACCTTTCGGCAAGCGCCGCCTTGTTCATTTGGCATGTAATTAGTTATAATCCAGATCGATTCGGATTAAATAGAACATCATCGATCATCCCATCGTTGCAGACACACCACAAAGTAATAAGGCTTTTCAACTCgttagggaaaaaaaaagaaaagaaaaggaaggatggaTGGATGGGTGGATGGTTCACACGATCATTCTCTACCGATCATTAGCTCCTGTCCCTGTTTGATGCTTCAAAACTATTAAATCCGACAAA comes from the Musa acuminata AAA Group cultivar baxijiao chromosome BXJ1-10, Cavendish_Baxijiao_AAA, whole genome shotgun sequence genome and includes:
- the LOC103968796 gene encoding alcohol acyltransferase 9, translated to MTHLPFSPLLLKPFFTYKCHPLLLPISHRSLSHLPYLSYSLLFPIPLSLCAAIILVGEACSVTQVQAMTKSIEIPDCYYPKEPSLVCPSSSTPRHTLYLSNLDDQKFLRFSIKYLYVYKKAVGWEALRTSLSKVLVDYYPLAGRVRTSAEDGEKLEVDCNGEGALLAEGYVDLTVEKFLEGSRRPNRSWRKLLYKVEAQSFVAVPPLIVQMTHLSCGGMILCTAINHCLCDGIGTAQFLHAWALITSKPNANLPTNPFHGRHILKPRDPPQIAFSHPEFSRPLPQVGPDSDYITQILLSQPLVPVSLTFTTSHILHLKQQCVPSLKCTSFEVLASHVWRAWIKSLDPPASLHIKLLFSMNMRQRLKPELPSGYYGNGFVLACAETSAEELIASNPHYSVKLVQEAKERLNDDYVRSMIHLLDVRKVKPELSSSLVISPWTKLGLEDLDFGEGRPLHMGPLASEIYCLFLPVIGDLQAFTVLMSIPQAVADRFQHYCTKDLDDEEENGIKEDGGRGYA